The following are encoded in a window of Ictalurus punctatus breed USDA103 chromosome 13, Coco_2.0, whole genome shotgun sequence genomic DNA:
- the LOC108273447 gene encoding cytochrome c oxidase assembly protein COX19 — MSTAMNFSTKSFKPRPPDKGSFPLDHFGECKDFKEKFMRCLRQNNFDNTLCRLQSKEYLECRMDKQLMAKEPLDKLGFKDLMDQATEKTQEKP; from the exons ATGTCGACGGCAATGAATTTCAGcacaaaatcatttaaaccacGACCTCCTGATAAAGGGTCATTCCCCTTAGACCATTTCG GTGAATGTAAAGACTTCAAAGAGAAATTCATGCGCTGTCTCAGACAAAACAATTTCGACAACACTCTGTGCCGACTACAGTCCAAAGAGTACCTGGAGTGTAGAATGGACAA GCAGTTGATGGCGAAGGAGCCTCTTGACAAGCTCGGCTTCAAGGACCTGATGGATCAAGCCACAGAGAAGACCCAGGAGAAACCTTAA